CCATGGATGAAGCGATTTCTCAACATATAATGAAACGGGGAACAGCTAGCGAACTCACTAAAATGTTAAAAGAACGTGGCTGGTTATCTATGCTTGATAATGCGCAAATACTACTATCGAAGGGAGTTATAGATGAACAAGAGTATCAAGAATTATCTTACTCAATATAGACATAATCACACACAACTATCCGAAATTGCTTCCCAATTAGGAGAGTTATTAGATTCAGGTGTTGACATACGGCTAGCGTTTTACACTTTAAGCAAGCATGCTCGGCTTAATAAAGCATTTAAAGATATGAAATGGAAGCAATACCTAGAGGAAGGTAAAGACTTATCATTTGTTTTTAGAGAATATCAATTTCCTTTTTTGTTTGTAAGCACAATAAAAGCTGGTGAAGACAGTGGGAGAATCGTTCAGAGCTTATACTTACTTGCAGACCATTACGAAAAGCTTGGTGAGCTAAAAAATAAGATTAGTCAAGCATTAATGTACCCTTTAATGATTTTAATTACTGTATTATTTAGCTTTTATTTTATGTTGTACTTTGTGCTACCAAACTTCAAACAATTATACCATGGACTAGGACTTACAGTGCCCAGTAGTACAAGCTATCTATTTACTATTCAAGCCTGGCTGGTAGATAACAATAATAATTTATTATATGTAATCCTAGGGATGGCAATTGTAATTTTATTAGCAGTTGCTATAAAACCAATACGATTTTATCTAATGTGGTTAGCCTTATATATACCGATGATTGGAAGTTTGTTTCGTTATATGAATACCCATGTGTTGGTTATGCAGCTTTCTATGTTAATAAAAGGTGGCATATCTGTAAATGAGGCATTCTCTAGTATAGAAAATCTCTACAGAGGTCCGATAGCGAAGGAAGTTAATAATCTAAAACAGCAAGTTGTAGCAGGGAATCAAATTAGCGTCACGTTAAGTAAAATGAAATGCTTTGATCAAAACTTAGTTGGCTTCGTAGAGCTTGGTGAAGCAACAGGAAATTTAGATTCAAGCTTTACGGGGGCAGAGATTTTCTATAATATGCGCATGAAAAATCTAATTCAAATTTTATTAAAAAGCATAGAGCCAGCAATCATTTTAGTATTAGGTATTGCGGTTGCATTGATTATTGTAACAATGCTACTACCCTTATTTGATTTATTAGAAAATATTTAAAAACGAGCGACGGGGGCGGAGGATAAATGGGTGGAATCAAAAACATGAAAGTCAAGAAAAAGAAATTCAAAAAAACAATAGAAGAAAGAAAGAAACTCAGTACAAACCAAACAGGATTTACCTTGATTGAGTTGATGATTGCTATCACAATTATAGTCATTGTTATGGCTATTGCCATACCTAATTTTCAAAAAGCTGGTGAAACTGCACAGATTTCCGGGTGTGATGGCAATAAAAAAATAATTATGGCACAGCTTGAGAATTATTTTATGATTAATGGTCAATACCCATTACTAGAAAATATTGATGGAGAAAACGGCATAAAGCTCTTCTATGATGATTTTGATATAGACGAACAGCTTGCAAACGGTAATTGGTTTCATGGTGCATACCAAGAACTTGCAGCAAACGATAAAGAAGATTGGCATGCTGTTAATCTACTAGAAATGAAAGAGGAAGGGTTTTTGCAGCAAATTGCTATATGTCCCAGGGGTGGTTTCTATTTAATAAAGCTCGGTGATAATAATCGTGTTACTGACATTATGTGCTCAGTATTAAACTAACATATGAATTGCAAAAAAGGGTTTACGCTATTAGAGGTATTGTTAGTAATTGTAATTATCTCAACAATTATGATTCCTGTGTATCCGACGGTAGAGAGGCAATATCAGTATTACTTACTAGAACAGGAAGCTCAAAAGCTGGCCACATTCCTGGAACGTTCTAGACAGCAGGCGATATTGGAGAAAAGAAGGACAGTAGTTAGGTTCTATGTATCTTCATTTCCCAATAGCTATGGTCTGCGGGATGAAGTGAATATTGTTGAACGACACTACCTGCCTGATGATATTAGCTTATACCAAAATATTGCTAGTAATAATTTGATAGAGTTCGGTTCACTAGGAAATGTTAGACCAGCGGGCGGCACTATTCGCTTAACCAACTCCTACGGGCAATCTAAGGAAATAATAATCCACCTTTTTTCTGGCATTATAGAAGTGCGCTAATGTGAACTACTAACCAATTATCGAGACGCATCAAGTGGGAGTTTCCTAATCATAAGAATATTATTTTAAATTAAATTATATGGAGTCGGGTAGGCATGAGAACTAAAGGCGGCTATATATTAGTAGAATTATTAATATCAGTGCAAATCATTCTTGTG
The sequence above is a segment of the Desulfuribacillus alkaliarsenatis genome. Coding sequences within it:
- a CDS encoding type II secretion system F family protein, translating into MNKSIKNYLTQYRHNHTQLSEIASQLGELLDSGVDIRLAFYTLSKHARLNKAFKDMKWKQYLEEGKDLSFVFREYQFPFLFVSTIKAGEDSGRIVQSLYLLADHYEKLGELKNKISQALMYPLMILITVLFSFYFMLYFVLPNFKQLYHGLGLTVPSSTSYLFTIQAWLVDNNNNLLYVILGMAIVILLAVAIKPIRFYLMWLALYIPMIGSLFRYMNTHVLVMQLSMLIKGGISVNEAFSSIENLYRGPIAKEVNNLKQQVVAGNQISVTLSKMKCFDQNLVGFVELGEATGNLDSSFTGAEIFYNMRMKNLIQILLKSIEPAIILVLGIAVALIIVTMLLPLFDLLENI
- a CDS encoding competence type IV pilus major pilin ComGC, giving the protein MGGIKNMKVKKKKFKKTIEERKKLSTNQTGFTLIELMIAITIIVIVMAIAIPNFQKAGETAQISGCDGNKKIIMAQLENYFMINGQYPLLENIDGENGIKLFYDDFDIDEQLANGNWFHGAYQELAANDKEDWHAVNLLEMKEEGFLQQIAICPRGGFYLIKLGDNNRVTDIMCSVLN
- a CDS encoding prepilin-type N-terminal cleavage/methylation domain-containing protein; translation: MNCKKGFTLLEVLLVIVIISTIMIPVYPTVERQYQYYLLEQEAQKLATFLERSRQQAILEKRRTVVRFYVSSFPNSYGLRDEVNIVERHYLPDDISLYQNIASNNLIEFGSLGNVRPAGGTIRLTNSYGQSKEIIIHLFSGIIEVR